Genomic segment of Citrus sinensis cultivar Valencia sweet orange chromosome 7, DVS_A1.0, whole genome shotgun sequence:
ctctaataaattttcacaGGGATTTCAATATTTGCCGCTAATCTTCAGTAGTGAAACAGGATAAAATCATAACGTGTCCTATAACTAGCAGAGGCAAAAAGATcctacaaaaaaagaaagccaAAAACTGTTACAATCTACAGAACGCAAGTATTCTACTAGCCAACTcccattaaaatttgaagCCCTTCTAAAATCTCAGCCTATACTTCCTTCTATGTACCCCAACTGAATTTCTCCTAGAAATCACATTTCTTCATCAGCCTTAACTCAtaaatcttttacttttaatcAGAGATACTTTTTGATATGCTTGGCTTTACAACAATGaataattttccttaaatCTTTTCTAATGGACAAGAAAGCACAAAGCACAAAAATTGCCATAGTTGGATAGATAGAAACAGCTTTTCCTGAAGCTTTGTCACAAGAAAACCTGAACATCATCGCTTCTCTTACAAGGCCCCAGAGCAGAAGAAGTGTCCCAATTAGGCTCATCCTCCAAGCTCCAATTAAGGCTCCTGCAACAGACAAATAGCTTCCTGCAAGAACCTGATGTTcctccaaaagaaaaaaaaatgacaaaatgaaATGCAATGTACTACTAAGTTCAAGAGAAAAGctcctaaaataaaattttggagtTTTGGTTTGCCTATGGTTTTATGACTCTTTTTGTACAAAGATCATATTTAGGCATAAGGCTCGTAATGTTTGAAATAGCAATAATTGACATGAATatgattgtttaaaaaaaaaagaataacaataaCCTCTAGGCGGAGGAGATCAGTTTTCCGGGAATTTGTTAGATTGGTGAAGTTATATAGCCGCAGCAATTTGCTGTAGCTTGGA
This window contains:
- the LOC112495678 gene encoding uncharacterized protein LOC112495678 is translated as MGSSKKWAAIISSVSSSLYFCLIVFQIPLFRIPCRSGKCTTPIEVTCFQLIISEVFPEFVAKVLLYPGALASAIMKGKSIPSYSKLLRLYNFTNLTNSRKTDLLRLEVLAGSYLSVAGALIGAWRMSLIGTLLLLWGLVREAMMFRFSCDKASGKAVSIYPTMAIFVLCAFLSIRKDLRKIIHCCKAKHIKKYL